DNA from Quercus lobata isolate SW786 chromosome 1, ValleyOak3.0 Primary Assembly, whole genome shotgun sequence:
TGTTTCCACTGCTTATTGATCACTGTGTCTCTCAGGGCTGTTTTGGGACCACTCTCTTTGTTTCAggtttgctttgcttttctctctctctctatctctatctctctgtgtCTCAAAAAgtctgttttgtttttcttcttggtTGTTTTTGATTGTGATGCATACATAGAGCTCAATTTTTAGCTGACACCTGGGATGATCATATGATTCTAttagccttttctttttggctttttttattattattatttttttgaaattttgaattttgattgttGGGTTTGCTGTGGTTTAGTTAATGAACCTGTCCAATTCTTATCAAAAAGTTAATTTTCTCAACTTTTTTAcctgcatttttcaaaattttatatgtaaTGTTTTGTATTGtaaagaaagaatttttattgataaaaaatagaAGATTGGAGTGGATCCATTATCATATACCTGATCCTAACTGATGGTTTAGGTTGTGATCTTTTTTTGGGTCTTGGATGAATTATTTAGTGGGaaatatgtgtgtgaaactctttATGCTTGAAACTTTAGAGGCAGGAACATGGATGCCTAAgcatgtgtttttggatttatgAATCTTTTGATATGGTGTGGTGGATAAAGGTCACAGATTCAAAGATATACCAGTAATTGATTTGTATTtcccttttaaaaatatatatatatatatatattttttttaattttatgatggGTTctggaattaaaagaaaacaagaagaaaaggtAGATTTCACATGTTAAAAGTATGTCCtgcaggaaatttttttgttttttgtaactTGTATTTATTTTGAGGGACCAAATGGGTGATGGATACAGTTGACATAAATTGTTGTGCTGAGAGGTGTTGGCTTTGATTGGTTAGATCAAATTGAAAAGTCTTTAGCCCTTTGGTTATATCTAGGAGTATTTAACCCTTTGTGGGAGGAAAAGtgcataattttattaaataaatttaaggcCTGTACTTATCTGAAATGTGGCGATCATGACAGGTTTGGATGCTTCATTTTTGAATTAGTGAAGAGGATTTAACAAGCCATTTGAATCTGTAAATCACTATGATAGAAGGAAGCTTCAGAGTATATGTGGTGTGTTTTCTAGATTCTGTGCTGGTCCATGTTCAAAATTCTTCTCTAGAATTGGGTTAATTTTTGCAAGGCTGAAACTACTTTTTGTGGAATTTTTATGGAATCAGCAAAGATGGGGACTCTACCCGGTACTAGTGAAATTGTGGAATCAACAGAAGAATCGGATTCTCAATATAAAATGGATGAGAAAACTGTAAACCTCTGTATGCAGGAATTGGGAAATAGATATTCTATAGAGGATGATATTAATCGCCTTTTTCAGCAAATTGACATTAAAACTAAAGCTAGAAGATTGGGTCAGTCGCATGAAATTGGTAGAGACCCTTTGCGAAAGAGTGCTCAGAAAAGGCCGATGAGAGTTAGTTCGTCTCATTCATCAGGAATTGGAATAGCAGAGCCTGTGAGTTTGAAGCAAGCCCTAAGAGGACTCTGCATCTCGCAGGCATCTGAAATGGCTGCCATGAAGCGATTATCTAAGCCACCCAGTTCACCAGGAGTCTCAGAAGCGGGAACCATCAAAAGGTTGTATAGGGCAGTGGTTGTTGAGGCAAATGGAACTGGCATTCCAACAAAAGAAGGTAAGGGCAATTTGATGGAAATCTCTCTTGTACCAGAAAGAAGCATGTCAAGATTTTCTGATATGACACCTGAATCCATGCAAATGCCCAATGCAGATTTATCAAACCATAGTGCTCATCCCTCCACTCCTTCAGCTGGTGGAATGATGCCAGATGCAATGATGACCAGATTACCATCACAGGATCAGATTGTTCCTTTGCAGACAGATGTTGGGAGTGAAATGTTAAAGGCAGAGGTCAGAAAACTAAAATCTGCAGATTCTTCAATCACTAATGTCAGCGAGAAGGTTCTGGAGGTGGATGCAGCTGCTCCCACTTCAGTAGAAGTTCCAAGCAAAACTTTAATGCCAGATGGGGGGCAGAAAGGTAAGTTGCAGTCTCTGTCCTCCACATCTAGCTCCAGCAATGCTAGTAGGGTAAGCAAATGGGCTAGCAACAGTCAAAGTTTAATGAAGCCAGTCTTCAGGAACAAGAACTCTATCAAGACAAAAACAAAGCAGGATTCAAGTTCTGCCTCAAGCAGTTCTAATCCTTGTAATGAAAAACTTGATGATGATTTGGGTCCTAGTACAAGTAATGTGGACAATCAGACACAAAGTTGTACTATGAAGCCTGATAGGAAACAAAATGAGAAGGCTTCTTCAGCATCTAGCAGTATGAATGTTAGCATTGAAGCCAATTCAAGTACTTTGGACACGGGTTCAAGCAAACCAGGTTTCAGTTTGAATTGTAGTAACAGAAGTAAATCTCTTGTGACAAAGACTGATGAGAGATCAAGGTCTAGAGAAAAGGGGGAGTTCTCCCAAAGCTCAAAAAGTAGCATTGGTGACTATAGTACTAGCACAAGCAATAGTGAGGAAAGCAATGTGTGTGGGCCTAGTCGCAGTGGCAAGAGGCCTCACATGTCTAAAGACTTGAGATGGGAAGCCATCCATAGTGTTCAGAAGCAGCAAGGAAACTTAAGTTTGAGGCATTTCAAGATGCTTAGGAGGCTTGGTTGTGGAGACATTGGGACTGTTTATCTCGCTGAACTAACTAGTACAAACTGCCTATTTGCTTTGAAGGTGATGGATAATGATTTTTTGGTGAGCAGGAAAAAAATGCCCAGGGCCCAAACTGAAAAAGAGATATTACAAATGCTGGATCATCCTTTTCTTCCTACTCTGTATGCCCATATTGCAACGGATAAGCTGTCATGTTTGGTTATGGAGTATTGTCCAGGTGGAGATTTGCATGTGCTGCGGCAGAAGCAACCAAGCAGGTGTTTCTCAGAACAAGCTTCCAGGTAGCTTTTCatgttaattttgtttatatgatATGGTCCTGCAATGTCTTCTTCAATGGTTTCTTTATGATTGAAGTggtcattctctctctctctctctctctctctctctctctctctttcaaaataattttccttatgTTTTATCCCAGGTGACactttctattatatatattggtCAGGTTCAAGTTAAACATGGTGTAATACCTTATAAAAGTTACACCACTGCAGGACTAattaatatattgaaatttCATCAAACCTACTGCCATATTACATTTTCTCTTCATACCTGTCAAACTTGCCAATAGGTGAATGGAGATTAAGCGATaactaatttattattaattttttaaaaatggtttaGTAACattatttgctattttcttaaaacaaaataaaaagatgagtTCATGCATAATAGATTGGATGGTAAATGATATCCaacaaatgtaaaattttaCATGCAAGACAAGCATGAGAAGAACTTGTGTATCCAACCATTtgttttggcaaaattttattttaatgaaaagttaTGTATTGTGGTGTAATATTTACAAAGTTTGAAATGAAATGTTGTTTGATCCTACCCCCATATATAcaattttcttggattttgcTACCTTTTCTATTAAGCATACAATTAAGCTGTTGTTTGGCTGAAATTCAGAGCTTTTGCCAGACATTAAAAGACTTGATGGTTATGAGTGAACTTGTTTTATTGATTTAAcagattattatatttaattgttaacatttaatttttttaagtgggTAATATTATGGCGTAAACCTTAATCTGCAGTTCAAGGTCAGAAGAAATTTCCTTGCAATGATTTGTGGCCTTGTACCTGCCATTTTCCTTAGGTTAATATGCCTTAGCAAATCAGTGAAGCTATGCTCCTGTACTTACATCGGATGGACTGGAGTCAAGAGCTTGGAGCCAAATAATTAGACAATAGGTAAAAAGGTCTTAAGCTCACACTCTAGAATTGAAACTTCGTTTTTTAATTGATGAGTGGATGAAAATAAAAGTATGGTCTATACTTTAGGACTTGGGATGGCAAAAGTTTAGGTGCTAGTGTAGCACCAGAGCAAATGAGAGGAAAGTGAGTGGCTCCCAGATGTTTTGGATGTATTGATTAACCCTCAGCTCTGTAAGATTGTGTTTATGGCCAAAGTTGAATTATTTGCACTTCCAGCTCATACTTACTAGGTAGATATTGGGTTCCTATCAACTTATGTATGACACTGACTTCTGGGTATCCCTTACTAGGTCGATTGGACGCATGTAGTGTCAATCAGAATTAAAATGAGTCGGCAAAGTGGCATGTATGctaattgtttgtttttgtttgttatcTTCTCTTGGCAAAAACTGTGCTGGAATTTTTATGATAAATCAAATTAGGTGAAGGAGAATCAAAttccattaataaaaaaatctaggggGATTTGCTACATCATCTGTCTTCCATAATTGTTACTCAGACAGTTCAATATTCTTTAGAATAATTCAAGCCATCACACATGCAGGTTTTATGTTGCTGAAGTTCTCCTCGCACTGGAGTATTTACATATGCTTGGAGTTGTGTACAGAGACTTGAAACCAGAAAATATCCTGGTCAGAGAAGATGGTCACATCATGCTCTCAGATTTTGACTTATCACTGAGATGTGCTGTCAATCCGATGGTGGTTAAATCTTCTTCTCCCATCCTGGAACCCGTGAAAAAGATGTCAAGTCCATGTACCGAATCTAGCTGCATCGATCCTTTTTGTCTCCAACCATCTTGGCAAGTCCCATGCTTCACTCCTAGACTTATATCTGCTGCAGCAAAAGCTCGGAAGATAAAAGCTGATCTAGCTGCCCAGGTCAGCCCACTCCCACAGCTTGTCGTGGAGCCAACAAGTGCTCGATCAAACTCCTTTGTAGGAACCCATGAATACCTTGCTCCTGAGATCATCAAAGGGGAGGGTCACGGGAGTGCTGTTGATTGGTGGACGTTTGGAATTTTTCTGTTTGAACTGTTATATGGTAAGACACCCTTCAAGGGTTCAGGAAATGAGGAAACACTATCGAACGTAGTGTCACGGAGCCTCAAGTTTCCAAATAGCCCTATAGTTAGCTTTCATGCAAGAGATTTGATAAGAGGCCTTCTCATAAAGGACCCCGAAAATCGGTTAGGATCTGTGAAAGGGGCTGCAGAGATCAAGCAGCACCCTTTCTTTGAAGGCCTTAATTGGGCTCTAATACGGTGTGCAGTACCACCGGAGCTGCCAAAGTTCTCTGATATTGAAAGTGCTGCAACAGCCGCACAGAAAAAGGAGAGTGCTAAGTGTAATGAGCTTGAGACTACAGGAGGAGAGTATGTGGAGTTTGAGCTATTCTAATTAGAAgagggttttcttttcttaactttttcttCCTTGTTGCAACTGATAATATAGTTTATAATGTAAATGTTATACAATACTATGGCGGCATATTATAGAgttttacatataaaatatgaatCAGTAGCTGAGAGTCCAAATGGGAACCAAGGGGAGCCTTTTTCTCTACCCTTGTTGGTAGGTTTTATTTCATGCACTTGTACCTTAATTGGCCAAGCTCGTGGGACATTATACATTAAACATATTCACTTTCATGGTCTTTTATGGCTACTCAGAGAGTTGtcttccattccattccattctaccTATTATTACAATGTCAAGCTCAAATTCAAAggcatttttactttttactaaGCTTCTTGGACAGTGTCGTCCATGCATTCATTAaaccaaaatgtgttttccttttttgttgtcATATCTCAACCTATCACCACCACATATCATATCAGCGAGACTACATCAGACATAGGAAGAAGGATGTGACGTAACGTACAACATGATAATGGAACAGATCTTATTTTGAAGGGACATGGCATAGAATTTTAAGCACAATTAATGTTCTACTATGTTCTTGCTGGCATCCATGTCCGCTGATGTCTGAGAATCTTGGAATCTAGTTACTCACAAACAAATGGATTCCTTTTAACAATTTGCAGCCATATATAAGCTCAAAAATCCTTTTAAAATTTCCGAAAATCTTATAATGTAATGTCTAATCATATGACTAGAAGTAATTATATGGCAGTGAAAGGTTTCATAACATATTGTCCAGTTCCCTccataaagaaaattttagtgtGCATTTCCTGCTCAATAATCAACTTtactaaaagtaaaaaaagatgaatttaaacttaaaagagTTCAAGTCAAAACTTATAAGTATAAGGactaaaatcaaaatgaaaattgaaaagtacaatcaataaagaaaattttagtgtaCATTTCCTACTCAATAATTAACTTTACTAAAAGTAGAAAAGATGAATTTAAACTGGAAGGAATTCAAATCAAAACTTTTAAATACgagaaccaaaatgaaaatgaaaattgaaaagttttacTTGCACATGCActctgtaaggacgcgattcgtggcggaccgtaacagtgtcgggttcgcacgtgaaaaggcccctaacaatatcatttgtagagcgtgggtttggaaggctaggccttggttgataggcggtgggtttttcacggtgttcgtaccagtttcagttttcctacacccctggagtctttttcctagaggtgggctgggaggctctggtttctggccatttttcccagccccttctctagtttacttatctttccttttatatctccttgcgttcattgtccttcgtccacgtatagggtcaacttttccaagactgatacttgtcccatcagcccatacccaaagtcgttggggatggttgtaaaagccaaagaatgcggctctgtcgggttcagaacattaaatggcaataacagcagctttccctggatattttagatctttcttccatgttccagtcctataccgtttttacccttccctttggaggtactgtgggtctgccg
Protein-coding regions in this window:
- the LOC115979836 gene encoding serine/threonine-protein kinase D6PKL1-like isoform X1: MESAKMGTLPGTSEIVESTEESDSQYKMDEKTVNLCMQELGNRYSIEDDINRLFQQIDIKTKARRLGQSHEIGRDPLRKSAQKRPMRVSSSHSSGIGIAEPVSLKQALRGLCISQASEMAAMKRLSKPPSSPGVSEAGTIKRLYRAVVVEANGTGIPTKEGKGNLMEISLVPERSMSRFSDMTPESMQMPNADLSNHSAHPSTPSAGGMMPDAMMTRLPSQDQIVPLQTDVGSEMLKAEVRKLKSADSSITNVSEKVLEVDAAAPTSVEVPSKTLMPDGGQKGKLQSLSSTSSSSNASRVSKWASNSQSLMKPVFRNKNSIKTKTKQDSSSASSSSNPCNEKLDDDLGPSTSNVDNQTQSCTMKPDRKQNEKASSASSSMNVSIEANSSTLDTGSSKPGFSLNCSNRSKSLVTKTDERSRSREKGEFSQSSKSSIGDYSTSTSNSEESNVCGPSRSGKRPHMSKDLRWEAIHSVQKQQGNLSLRHFKMLRRLGCGDIGTVYLAELTSTNCLFALKVMDNDFLVSRKKMPRAQTEKEILQMLDHPFLPTLYAHIATDKLSCLVMEYCPGGDLHVLRQKQPSRCFSEQASRFYVAEVLLALEYLHMLGVVYRDLKPENILVREDGHIMLSDFDLSLRCAVNPMVVKSSSPILEPVKKMSSPCTESSCIDPFCLQPSWQVPCFTPRLISAAAKARKIKADLAAQVSPLPQLVVEPTSARSNSFVGTHEYLAPEIIKGEGHGSAVDWWTFGIFLFELLYGKTPFKGSGNEETLSNVVSRSLKFPNSPIVSFHARDLIRGLLIKDPENRLGSVKGAAEIKQHPFFEGLNWALIRCAVPPELPKFSDIESAATAAQKKESAKCNELETTGGEYVEFELF
- the LOC115979836 gene encoding serine/threonine-protein kinase D6PKL1-like isoform X2, with the translated sequence MGTLPGTSEIVESTEESDSQYKMDEKTVNLCMQELGNRYSIEDDINRLFQQIDIKTKARRLGQSHEIGRDPLRKSAQKRPMRVSSSHSSGIGIAEPVSLKQALRGLCISQASEMAAMKRLSKPPSSPGVSEAGTIKRLYRAVVVEANGTGIPTKEGKGNLMEISLVPERSMSRFSDMTPESMQMPNADLSNHSAHPSTPSAGGMMPDAMMTRLPSQDQIVPLQTDVGSEMLKAEVRKLKSADSSITNVSEKVLEVDAAAPTSVEVPSKTLMPDGGQKGKLQSLSSTSSSSNASRVSKWASNSQSLMKPVFRNKNSIKTKTKQDSSSASSSSNPCNEKLDDDLGPSTSNVDNQTQSCTMKPDRKQNEKASSASSSMNVSIEANSSTLDTGSSKPGFSLNCSNRSKSLVTKTDERSRSREKGEFSQSSKSSIGDYSTSTSNSEESNVCGPSRSGKRPHMSKDLRWEAIHSVQKQQGNLSLRHFKMLRRLGCGDIGTVYLAELTSTNCLFALKVMDNDFLVSRKKMPRAQTEKEILQMLDHPFLPTLYAHIATDKLSCLVMEYCPGGDLHVLRQKQPSRCFSEQASRFYVAEVLLALEYLHMLGVVYRDLKPENILVREDGHIMLSDFDLSLRCAVNPMVVKSSSPILEPVKKMSSPCTESSCIDPFCLQPSWQVPCFTPRLISAAAKARKIKADLAAQVSPLPQLVVEPTSARSNSFVGTHEYLAPEIIKGEGHGSAVDWWTFGIFLFELLYGKTPFKGSGNEETLSNVVSRSLKFPNSPIVSFHARDLIRGLLIKDPENRLGSVKGAAEIKQHPFFEGLNWALIRCAVPPELPKFSDIESAATAAQKKESAKCNELETTGGEYVEFELF
- the LOC115979836 gene encoding serine/threonine-protein kinase D6PKL1-like isoform X3; the encoded protein is MESAKMGTLPGTSEIVESTEESDSQYKMDEKTVNLCMQELGNRYSIEDDINRLFQQIDIKTKARRLGQSHEIGRDPLRKSAQKRPMRVSSSHSSGIGIAEPVSLKQALRGLCISQASEMAAMKRLSKPPSSPGVSEAGTIKRLYRAVVVEANGTGIPTKEDLSNHSAHPSTPSAGGMMPDAMMTRLPSQDQIVPLQTDVGSEMLKAEVRKLKSADSSITNVSEKVLEVDAAAPTSVEVPSKTLMPDGGQKGKLQSLSSTSSSSNASRVSKWASNSQSLMKPVFRNKNSIKTKTKQDSSSASSSSNPCNEKLDDDLGPSTSNVDNQTQSCTMKPDRKQNEKASSASSSMNVSIEANSSTLDTGSSKPGFSLNCSNRSKSLVTKTDERSRSREKGEFSQSSKSSIGDYSTSTSNSEESNVCGPSRSGKRPHMSKDLRWEAIHSVQKQQGNLSLRHFKMLRRLGCGDIGTVYLAELTSTNCLFALKVMDNDFLVSRKKMPRAQTEKEILQMLDHPFLPTLYAHIATDKLSCLVMEYCPGGDLHVLRQKQPSRCFSEQASRFYVAEVLLALEYLHMLGVVYRDLKPENILVREDGHIMLSDFDLSLRCAVNPMVVKSSSPILEPVKKMSSPCTESSCIDPFCLQPSWQVPCFTPRLISAAAKARKIKADLAAQVSPLPQLVVEPTSARSNSFVGTHEYLAPEIIKGEGHGSAVDWWTFGIFLFELLYGKTPFKGSGNEETLSNVVSRSLKFPNSPIVSFHARDLIRGLLIKDPENRLGSVKGAAEIKQHPFFEGLNWALIRCAVPPELPKFSDIESAATAAQKKESAKCNELETTGGEYVEFELF